A window from Candidatus Margulisiibacteriota bacterium encodes these proteins:
- a CDS encoding NIL domain-containing protein — protein MATRKIVLNFPKEKIDKPIVYKLIKEFDLSFNIMKASITPDQEGHMVLELIGGAPDIEQGIKFLKEQGVKVAPLSKDIRVNWDECVQCGACVAICPTGALYVKDRQTMEVGFDPDKCIACELCIRPCPPRAIEVHF, from the coding sequence ATGGCAACCCGCAAGATCGTCCTTAATTTTCCCAAAGAGAAGATTGACAAGCCGATCGTCTACAAACTGATCAAGGAGTTCGACCTCTCTTTCAATATCATGAAGGCCAGCATCACGCCCGACCAGGAAGGCCACATGGTGCTGGAATTGATCGGCGGCGCTCCCGACATCGAACAGGGGATCAAATTCCTGAAAGAGCAGGGGGTCAAGGTCGCGCCGCTCTCCAAGGATATCCGGGTCAACTGGGACGAGTGCGTCCAGTGCGGCGCCTGCGTTGCCATCTGCCCGACCGGGGCGCTTTACGTCAAGGACCGGCAGACGATGGAGGTCGGTTTTGATCCCGACAAATGCATCGCCTGCGAACTGTGCATCCGTCCGTGCCCGCCGCGCGCGATCGAAGTGCATTTCTAG
- the larE gene encoding ATP-dependent sacrificial sulfur transferase LarE produces MLKAKEQKLRDILSSLGKVLVAFSGGVDSTYLLYAAKQALGPANVLAVIAESPTYPVAEIEDAIRVADEIGIKVRQIKTAEFTDENFVANGRERCYYCKKELFAKMKALAAEQAIAQVLDGSNADDVNDYRPGNKAKEEFGVRSPLLEADLTKEEIRRLSLDAGLRTWDKPSMACLASRIPYGTRIDEAVLQMVGEGEKYLRSLGFNQLRVRHHDKIARIEVDAASLPKVMGQGMIDGIVKKFEALGYTYITLDLKGYRPGSMNEQ; encoded by the coding sequence ATGCTGAAAGCGAAAGAACAAAAACTCCGGGATATTTTATCCTCGCTGGGCAAGGTGCTGGTCGCTTTTTCCGGCGGGGTGGACAGCACCTATCTGCTCTACGCGGCCAAACAGGCGCTGGGCCCGGCCAACGTGCTGGCGGTGATCGCCGAATCGCCGACCTACCCGGTGGCGGAGATCGAGGACGCGATCCGGGTGGCAGACGAGATCGGGATCAAGGTCAGGCAGATCAAGACCGCCGAGTTCACCGACGAGAATTTTGTGGCCAACGGCCGCGAGCGCTGTTACTACTGCAAGAAGGAACTGTTCGCCAAAATGAAGGCCCTGGCGGCGGAGCAGGCGATCGCCCAGGTCCTCGACGGTTCCAACGCCGACGACGTCAATGATTACCGGCCGGGCAACAAGGCGAAAGAGGAGTTCGGCGTCCGCAGCCCGCTGCTGGAAGCGGACCTGACCAAAGAAGAGATCAGGCGCCTCTCCCTTGATGCCGGCCTGCGGACCTGGGACAAACCGTCCATGGCCTGTTTGGCGTCGCGGATCCCCTACGGCACGCGGATCGACGAAGCGGTGCTGCAGATGGTCGGCGAAGGGGAAAAATATCTCCGCTCGCTCGGTTTTAACCAGCTCCGGGTCCGGCACCACGACAAGATCGCCCGGATCGAAGTGGACGCGGCCTCGCTGCCCAAGGTGATGGGCCAGGGGATGATCGACGGGATCGTCAAGAAGTTCGAAGCGCTCGGTTATACATATATTACGCTCGACTTGAAGGGCTACCGGCCGGGGAGCATGAATGAGCAATAG
- the nifS gene encoding cysteine desulfurase NifS, producing MSNRTYLDYAATTPADPAVVAAMQPYFSEKYGNPSSIHAFGQETRAAIEKARGQVAALIAAKPEEIVFTSGGTEADNQALEGVSFANDQRGNHIIISAIEHHAVSECAEFLKKRGFALTVVPVDQDGLVSPEAVAKAITPQTILVSIMQANNEIGTIEPIKAISEAIKSRVTGRESRVYFHTDAVQTAGHLPINVDELGVDLLSMSAHKLYGPKGVGALYIRKGTRLTPFLHGGAQENNRRASTENVPGIVGFGAAAELAGKTLAAENAKLLPLRDKLIKGILAKIPDVRLNGHPTERLANNVNVSIRYIEGESMLLSLDMLGIAASSGSACTSGSLDPSHVLLAIGLPHEIAHGSLRFSLGKQTTEAEIDYVLEHLPKIVDKLRKMSPLYPGGKK from the coding sequence ATGAGCAATAGGACCTATCTCGATTACGCGGCGACGACGCCGGCCGATCCGGCGGTCGTCGCGGCCATGCAGCCGTATTTCAGCGAGAAGTACGGTAATCCGTCGTCGATCCACGCGTTCGGCCAGGAAACGCGGGCGGCGATCGAAAAAGCGCGCGGCCAGGTCGCGGCGCTGATCGCGGCCAAGCCGGAGGAGATCGTCTTTACTTCCGGCGGGACCGAAGCGGACAACCAGGCGCTCGAAGGGGTCTCTTTTGCCAACGACCAGCGCGGTAACCACATTATTATCTCCGCGATCGAGCACCACGCCGTTTCCGAATGTGCCGAGTTCCTGAAGAAACGGGGCTTTGCGCTTACTGTCGTACCGGTCGATCAGGACGGCTTGGTCAGTCCGGAAGCAGTTGCTAAAGCGATCACCCCCCAGACCATTTTAGTCTCGATCATGCAGGCTAATAACGAGATCGGGACGATCGAGCCGATCAAGGCGATCAGCGAAGCGATCAAGTCACGAGTCACGGGTCGCGAGTCACGGGTCTATTTTCATACCGATGCGGTGCAGACCGCGGGGCATTTGCCGATCAACGTCGACGAGCTCGGCGTCGACCTCCTGTCGATGTCGGCCCATAAGCTGTACGGCCCGAAAGGGGTCGGCGCGCTCTATATTCGCAAAGGGACCAGGTTGACCCCGTTCCTCCACGGCGGCGCCCAGGAGAACAACCGGCGCGCTTCGACCGAGAACGTGCCGGGGATCGTCGGGTTCGGCGCCGCGGCCGAGCTGGCCGGTAAAACTCTGGCGGCGGAGAACGCGAAACTGCTGCCGCTGCGGGATAAGCTGATCAAAGGGATTTTGGCGAAGATCCCCGACGTCCGGCTCAACGGGCATCCGACCGAGCGTCTGGCGAACAACGTCAACGTCAGTATCCGCTATATCGAAGGGGAATCGATGTTGTTGAGCTTGGACATGCTGGGGATCGCGGCCTCGTCCGGCTCGGCTTGCACCTCCGGTTCGCTCGATCCTTCCCACGTTCTCCTGGCGATCGGCCTGCCGCACGAGATCGCCCACGGCTCGCTCCGTTTTTCGCTCGGCAAGCAGACAACTGAGGCGGAGATCGACTACGTGCTGGAGCATTTGCCTAAGATCGTCGATAAACTGCGCAAGATGTCGCCGTTATATCCGGGAGGGAAAAAATGA
- the nifU gene encoding Fe-S cluster assembly scaffold protein NifU produces the protein MSPEPYSKKVMDHFLNPRNVGEIENPDGVGEVGNPVCGDIMKMFIKVKDHVITDVKFQTFGCGSAIATSSMATELIKGKTIDEALKLTNKAVAEALDGLPKVKMHCSVLAEEAVQAAIDDYLKKTTGKGLPGFKPHAEPLQEH, from the coding sequence ATGAGCCCCGAACCATACAGCAAAAAAGTGATGGACCATTTCCTGAACCCGCGCAATGTCGGGGAGATCGAGAACCCCGACGGCGTCGGGGAGGTCGGCAACCCGGTTTGCGGCGATATCATGAAGATGTTCATCAAGGTCAAGGATCACGTCATCACCGACGTCAAGTTCCAGACCTTCGGCTGCGGTTCGGCGATCGCCACCTCGTCGATGGCGACCGAGCTGATCAAGGGGAAGACGATCGACGAGGCGCTGAAGCTGACGAACAAGGCGGTGGCCGAAGCCCTGGACGGTCTGCCCAAAGTGAAGATGCACTGTTCGGTCCTGGCGGAAGAGGCGGTCCAGGCGGCGATCGACGATTATCTAAAGAAGACGACCGGCAAAGGTCTGCCCGGTTTTAAGCCGCACGCCGAACCGCTCCAGGAGCATTAA
- a CDS encoding class I SAM-dependent methyltransferase produces MTPFRPLTYSGLNRTQMMDVYRHLLKTHGPAKPEALGWRGPDSQIERFRILVRDVKPHSRLIDYGCGLGDLYGFLTRVNLPLDYKGIDIMPETVRAARYKYPRGRFAIAGSLRNFPSKSYDYIVSSGVFSLRLVDHFNLVLRTMADFARVARQGFALDLPALEYYQSAAEDPVFFSVDRDTLQDTLQKMNFDFDLETDRLQKSHFVFVRNGVKG; encoded by the coding sequence ATGACTCCCTTCCGACCGTTAACATACTCCGGCCTGAACCGGACCCAGATGATGGATGTCTACCGGCATCTCCTGAAGACGCACGGGCCGGCAAAACCGGAGGCGCTAGGCTGGCGCGGGCCGGACAGCCAGATCGAACGCTTCCGGATCCTGGTCCGCGATGTAAAGCCCCACTCCCGGCTGATCGATTACGGCTGCGGGCTGGGCGACCTATATGGTTTTTTGACCCGGGTCAACTTGCCGCTCGATTATAAAGGGATCGACATCATGCCGGAAACGGTCCGCGCCGCCCGGTATAAATACCCGCGCGGCCGGTTCGCCATCGCCGGCTCGCTCCGCAACTTCCCGAGCAAGAGCTACGACTATATCGTCTCCAGCGGCGTTTTTTCCCTCCGCCTGGTCGATCATTTCAACCTGGTCCTGCGGACCATGGCCGATTTTGCCCGGGTAGCCAGGCAAGGCTTTGCCCTGGACCTCCCCGCGCTGGAATACTACCAGTCCGCGGCCGAAGATCCGGTATTTTTCTCAGTCGACCGCGACACGTTGCAGGACACCCTGCAGAAAATGAACTTTGATTTTGATCTGGAAACCGACCGGCTGCAAAAGAGCCATTTTGTTTTTGTCCGGAACGGGGTCAAGGGATGA
- the mnmA gene encoding tRNA 2-thiouridine(34) synthase MnmA, whose translation MSANFKKNKQKVLVAMSGGVDSSVAAALLQEQGYDLVGATMSLYCGSKAAESGCCSLNAARDAKLIADRLGFPHYTVNFKDDFQRLVIDDFINEYRQGRTPNPCIRCNQFIKFDLLLRKASELGAEFIATGHYARIAGNKLLKGKDAKKDQSYVLYRLTQEQLARIIFPLGEMTKAEVRRKAKSLGLEVADKPESQEICFVADDDYGRFIRERAPELVKPGEIIDRAGNVVGRHEGIAFYTIGQRKGLGHHRGAPKYVVGLDRERNAVIIGDDPETLRSELQARDLSFVAGHGPGGPLAVTAKIRYNSPEAAANLSPDGKVLFQKPQRAVTPGQSVVFYQGEEVIGGGIISEDQ comes from the coding sequence ATGAGCGCAAATTTCAAGAAAAATAAGCAAAAAGTTCTGGTTGCCATGTCGGGCGGGGTCGACTCGTCCGTGGCGGCGGCGCTGCTGCAAGAGCAGGGATACGACCTGGTCGGGGCGACCATGTCGCTTTACTGCGGGAGCAAAGCGGCGGAGAGCGGCTGCTGTTCCCTTAATGCCGCCCGCGACGCGAAACTGATCGCCGACCGGCTCGGTTTTCCCCATTACACGGTCAACTTTAAGGACGACTTCCAGCGACTGGTCATTGACGACTTTATCAATGAGTACCGGCAGGGGAGAACGCCCAATCCTTGTATCCGCTGTAACCAGTTCATTAAGTTTGACCTGTTATTGCGCAAGGCGAGCGAGCTGGGCGCGGAGTTTATTGCGACCGGTCATTATGCTCGAATAGCTGGGAATAAGCTGTTGAAAGGGAAAGACGCGAAGAAGGACCAGTCATACGTGCTTTACCGGTTAACGCAGGAACAGTTGGCGCGGATTATTTTCCCGTTGGGAGAAATGACCAAGGCGGAGGTCAGGCGGAAGGCCAAAAGTCTGGGGCTCGAAGTCGCCGATAAACCCGAGAGCCAGGAGATCTGCTTTGTGGCAGATGACGATTACGGCCGGTTCATCCGCGAACGGGCGCCGGAACTGGTCAAACCGGGCGAGATCATCGACCGGGCCGGCAACGTCGTCGGCCGGCACGAGGGGATCGCTTTCTACACCATCGGCCAGCGGAAGGGGCTCGGCCATCACCGGGGGGCGCCCAAATATGTCGTCGGCCTCGACCGCGAAAGGAACGCGGTCATCATCGGCGATGATCCCGAGACTTTACGCAGCGAGCTCCAGGCCCGCGACCTTTCTTTCGTTGCCGGACACGGGCCGGGCGGACCGTTAGCGGTAACCGCCAAAATCCGTTATAATTCACCTGAAGCGGCGGCGAATTTGTCCCCTGACGGTAAAGTGCTGTTCCAGAAGCCGCAACGGGCGGTAACGCCGGGCCAATCGGTCGTTTTCTACCAGGGAGAAGAGGTCATCGGTGGCGGAATTATTAGCGAAGATCAATAA
- the nadA gene encoding quinolinate synthase NadA, with amino-acid sequence MAELLAKINKLKAERNAVILVHNYQRPEVQDIADYLGDSLGLSIAAAKTDAKVIVFCGVHFMAETAAIISPDKTVLMPDVKAGCPMADMITVEKLQNLKLQNPNVPVVCYVNSSAAIKAEADVCCTSANAVNVVGSLPDKKIVFVPDKFLGLFVQSKLPDKQLVLFAGYCPTHAKILPEHIAQAKAAHPGAPVLVHPECRPETIAAADAALSTEGMVRYAKESPAKELLIGTETDMLYRLRRENPGKKFYPVTELAACPNMKLTTLEKVLWSLEDMKTEVKVAPDIAAKARTAIERMLAIGRQD; translated from the coding sequence GTGGCGGAATTATTAGCGAAGATCAATAAGCTTAAAGCGGAGCGGAACGCGGTCATTCTGGTCCACAACTACCAGCGGCCGGAGGTCCAGGATATCGCCGACTACCTCGGCGATTCGCTCGGGCTGTCGATCGCCGCGGCCAAAACCGACGCCAAGGTCATCGTTTTTTGCGGCGTCCATTTCATGGCGGAAACGGCCGCGATCATCTCGCCCGATAAAACGGTTCTGATGCCCGATGTTAAGGCCGGCTGTCCGATGGCCGACATGATTACCGTCGAGAAATTGCAAAACCTCAAACTGCAAAATCCCAATGTGCCGGTCGTCTGTTACGTCAATTCCAGCGCGGCGATCAAGGCGGAAGCGGATGTTTGCTGCACCTCGGCCAACGCGGTCAACGTCGTCGGGTCCCTGCCGGATAAGAAGATCGTTTTTGTCCCGGATAAGTTCCTGGGGTTGTTCGTGCAAAGCAAGCTGCCCGACAAGCAGCTCGTGCTCTTCGCCGGCTATTGCCCGACCCACGCCAAGATCCTGCCGGAGCATATCGCCCAGGCAAAGGCAGCTCATCCCGGCGCGCCGGTCCTGGTCCACCCGGAATGCCGGCCCGAGACGATCGCGGCGGCTGACGCGGCCTTGTCGACCGAAGGGATGGTCAGGTACGCCAAGGAGTCGCCGGCCAAAGAACTGTTGATCGGAACGGAAACGGACATGCTTTACCGCTTGCGGCGGGAGAATCCCGGCAAGAAATTCTATCCGGTGACCGAGCTGGCGGCTTGCCCCAATATGAAGTTGACCACGCTGGAAAAGGTCCTCTGGTCGCTGGAAGACATGAAGACCGAGGTTAAAGTTGCCCCGGACATTGCCGCCAAAGCGCGGACCGCGATCGAACGGATGCTAGCGATCGGCCGGCAGGACTGA
- a CDS encoding response regulator, whose translation MADNVRIMVIDDEPSVLESFKMILKIKDYDVATFPDGPTALAQLQKGQYDVVFCDLKLPGMDGLEVLKKVKEIDQDVEFIIVTAYATESSHANAITLGALEYLRKPFLMEEIYELVERGLRRRRSKTARREGGEGGPSLAAIH comes from the coding sequence TTGGCAGACAACGTACGGATCATGGTCATCGACGACGAACCATCGGTTTTGGAATCGTTCAAAATGATCCTGAAGATCAAGGATTACGACGTCGCCACTTTCCCCGACGGCCCCACCGCCCTCGCCCAGCTGCAAAAAGGCCAGTACGACGTCGTTTTCTGCGATCTGAAGCTCCCCGGCATGGACGGCCTCGAGGTCCTGAAAAAGGTCAAGGAGATCGACCAGGACGTCGAGTTCATCATCGTTACCGCTTACGCCACCGAATCATCGCACGCCAACGCCATTACGCTCGGCGCGCTGGAATACCTGCGCAAACCGTTCCTGATGGAAGAGATCTACGAACTGGTCGAGCGCGGCCTGCGCCGCCGGCGGTCTAAAACAGCCCGGCGCGAAGGCGGCGAAGGCGGCCCTTCCCTCGCAGCCATCCATTAG
- the tilS gene encoding tRNA lysidine(34) synthetase TilS: MAAIKEKFLEAIKEYRMFEPGDTVLVAVSGGADSTALLNLLAACREELQVQLQVAHLNHQLRKGDAELDVKYVEGLAQKLQLPVIVETVDVAALAEKEKLGTEEAARVARYDFFERAAARIGARKIAVGHTADDNIETFLMRLLRGAGLKGLCGIPPKRGKIVRPLIKVWRREIEDYVGALKLVPRRDHTNYESKYIRNSVRLKLVPQLKIYNLNIKEIILQTILLVTEDNLYLENKAAEKFAELMTSRKVGEVKLDLAKFKAVEGTIQRYIIRLAIEKVKGDLAELSFNHIREILGKLGETEKWELHLPDSVFAIGERNVLTICREKPVVIETKPFKYLLSVPGEIRIEEVGRTLRGSVVDAIDKNAGPDVAFVDYSLLGKEIVVRNKLLGDRFTPLGVKGTKKLQDFFVDEKVPAEERERVPIVESVGKIIWVAGKRLDDRAKVTDRTKKIVKLELL; the protein is encoded by the coding sequence ATGGCCGCAATTAAAGAAAAATTCCTGGAAGCGATCAAAGAATACCGGATGTTCGAGCCGGGCGACACGGTGCTGGTGGCGGTTTCCGGCGGCGCCGATTCCACCGCGCTGCTCAATCTCCTGGCCGCCTGCCGGGAAGAGCTTCAGGTCCAGCTCCAGGTCGCCCACCTCAACCACCAGCTGCGCAAGGGCGACGCCGAGCTTGACGTTAAATACGTGGAAGGCCTGGCCCAAAAACTGCAGCTGCCGGTGATCGTCGAAACGGTCGACGTCGCCGCCCTGGCGGAAAAAGAGAAGCTGGGGACCGAAGAGGCGGCCCGCGTCGCCCGCTACGATTTCTTTGAGCGGGCGGCCGCGCGGATCGGCGCCCGGAAGATCGCGGTCGGCCACACCGCCGACGACAACATCGAGACTTTCCTGATGCGGCTGCTGCGCGGCGCCGGCCTCAAGGGGCTCTGCGGCATCCCGCCCAAACGGGGGAAGATCGTCCGGCCGCTGATCAAGGTCTGGCGCCGGGAGATCGAGGATTACGTCGGCGCCCTCAAGCTGGTGCCGCGGCGCGACCACACCAATTACGAGTCGAAATACATCCGCAATTCCGTCCGCCTCAAGCTGGTGCCGCAGCTCAAGATCTATAACCTCAACATCAAGGAGATCATCCTGCAGACGATCCTCCTGGTGACCGAAGACAACCTCTATCTGGAAAACAAAGCGGCGGAAAAGTTCGCCGAGCTGATGACCAGCCGGAAGGTCGGCGAGGTCAAGCTTGACCTGGCAAAGTTCAAAGCGGTGGAAGGGACCATCCAGCGCTACATTATCCGGCTGGCGATCGAAAAGGTCAAAGGCGACCTGGCCGAGCTGTCGTTCAACCATATCCGGGAGATCCTCGGGAAACTGGGCGAGACGGAAAAATGGGAGCTCCACCTGCCGGACAGCGTCTTCGCGATCGGCGAGCGCAACGTTCTGACGATCTGCCGGGAAAAACCGGTCGTGATCGAGACCAAGCCGTTCAAGTACCTCCTGTCCGTGCCCGGCGAGATCCGGATCGAGGAGGTCGGCCGGACGCTCCGGGGGAGCGTGGTCGACGCGATCGACAAGAACGCCGGGCCCGACGTCGCTTTTGTCGATTACAGCCTGCTGGGCAAGGAGATCGTGGTCCGCAACAAGCTGCTGGGCGACCGGTTCACGCCGCTCGGCGTCAAGGGGACGAAAAAGCTGCAGGATTTCTTCGTCGACGAAAAAGTGCCGGCCGAGGAGCGGGAGCGGGTCCCGATCGTCGAAAGCGTCGGCAAGATCATCTGGGTGGCGGGCAAGCGGCTGGACGACCGGGCCAAGGTCACCGACCGGACCAAGAAGATCGTTAAACTGGAACTGTTATGA
- the folP gene encoding dihydropteroate synthase produces the protein MIPRVVENDLVREMARVGCGRDGLEIMLPKAVHRAVKLAGLRPIAANIIKQEMLSFGGDAVVAYGSLDHSVKLTDVLLLGTERHLWQLINKLKAHQFGLPRLADEIERSLTNYEATPPALKVGKKTWRFGARTYVMGILNVTPDSFSDGGRYAEPAAALDQAARLIKAGADIIDVGGESTRPGARPVPTRAEIERVVPVIKALAGKKIAVSIDTRKAAVAAAALRAGAVMVNDISGLRHDRRMAGLIARKKVPVCLMHMQGTPRNMQKKPAYSDLMGEIVKYLAESLAIATNAGILHEKIILDPGIGFGKTVGHNLEILRKLKELKVLGCPLLVGPSRKAVIGAVLGLPVDERVEGTAAAVAVAIASGADIIRVHDVQEMSRVARMTDAIVRS, from the coding sequence ATGATCCCGCGCGTCGTAGAAAACGACCTGGTCCGGGAGATGGCGCGGGTCGGCTGCGGCCGCGACGGGCTGGAGATCATGCTGCCGAAGGCGGTTCACCGGGCCGTGAAACTGGCCGGCCTGCGGCCGATCGCGGCCAATATCATCAAACAGGAAATGCTCTCGTTCGGCGGCGACGCGGTCGTCGCCTACGGCTCGCTCGACCATTCCGTCAAGCTCACCGACGTCCTCCTGCTCGGCACCGAACGCCATCTCTGGCAATTGATCAATAAGCTGAAGGCGCACCAGTTCGGCCTGCCGCGGCTCGCGGACGAGATCGAGAGATCCCTGACTAACTACGAAGCGACCCCGCCGGCGCTGAAGGTCGGCAAGAAAACCTGGCGCTTCGGCGCCCGGACCTATGTCATGGGGATCCTGAACGTGACCCCCGATTCCTTTTCCGACGGCGGCCGCTACGCCGAGCCGGCGGCGGCCCTCGACCAGGCGGCGCGGCTGATCAAAGCTGGGGCGGACATCATCGATGTCGGCGGCGAATCGACCCGGCCGGGAGCGCGGCCGGTCCCGACCCGCGCCGAAATTGAACGCGTTGTGCCGGTGATCAAGGCGCTGGCCGGGAAAAAGATCGCCGTGTCGATCGACACGCGGAAGGCGGCCGTCGCCGCCGCCGCCCTCCGGGCCGGCGCGGTCATGGTCAACGATATTTCCGGCTTGCGGCACGATCGCCGGATGGCCGGCCTGATCGCCCGGAAAAAGGTTCCGGTCTGCCTCATGCACATGCAGGGGACGCCGCGCAACATGCAGAAAAAACCGGCGTATAGCGACCTGATGGGGGAGATCGTAAAATACCTGGCGGAAAGTCTTGCAATCGCGACAAATGCTGGTATACTACATGAGAAAATTATCCTGGATCCGGGGATCGGCTTCGGAAAAACGGTCGGGCACAACCTCGAAATCCTGCGCAAACTCAAGGAACTGAAGGTCCTCGGTTGTCCGCTCCTGGTCGGCCCGTCCCGCAAGGCGGTGATCGGGGCGGTTCTCGGTTTGCCGGTCGATGAGCGGGTAGAGGGGACGGCGGCGGCGGTAGCGGTTGCGATCGCAAGCGGAGCTGATATAATCAGGGTCCACGATGTTCAGGAAATGTCCCGGGTAGCCCGGATGACCGACGCGATCGTGCGATCTTAG
- the folK gene encoding 2-amino-4-hydroxy-6-hydroxymethyldihydropteridine diphosphokinase, with translation MKKKVKPAKKKATKAKKPAGHGKKAGKAGKGKKPGGITIAYLGLGSNVGDREEYIEQACFLLEKNPNIHVAKRSSNYETEAEGGGEQAPFINAAVEIRTKLSAHKLLEVCQEIETALGRERESEWGPRTIDIDILLYNNDIISDDKLQIPHPLMHERMFVLKPLREIAQNAIHPVLEKNIVAIYEERKAEGGEKYDDELPGFKEIKGASFDDYERW, from the coding sequence ATGAAAAAGAAAGTTAAACCGGCGAAGAAAAAGGCGACGAAAGCCAAAAAGCCGGCCGGTCATGGGAAGAAAGCCGGCAAGGCGGGGAAAGGGAAAAAACCGGGCGGTATTACCATCGCCTATCTCGGGCTCGGCTCCAACGTCGGCGACCGGGAAGAGTACATCGAACAAGCTTGTTTCCTGCTGGAGAAGAACCCGAACATCCACGTTGCCAAGCGCTCCTCCAACTACGAGACCGAAGCGGAGGGGGGCGGCGAACAGGCACCGTTCATCAACGCCGCGGTCGAGATCCGGACCAAGCTATCCGCGCATAAATTGCTGGAAGTCTGCCAGGAGATCGAGACCGCCCTGGGCCGCGAGCGCGAGAGCGAGTGGGGGCCGCGGACGATCGACATCGATATCCTGCTTTACAACAATGACATTATTTCCGACGATAAACTGCAGATCCCGCACCCGCTGATGCACGAACGGATGTTCGTCCTGAAGCCGCTGCGCGAGATCGCTCAGAACGCCATCCACCCGGTGCTGGAAAAGAACATCGTCGCGATCTACGAAGAGCGCAAGGCCGAGGGGGGCGAAAAGTACGACGACGAGCTCCCCGGCTTCAAAGAGATCAAAGGCGCGAGTTTCGACGACTACGAGCGTTGGTGA
- the tsaE gene encoding tRNA (adenosine(37)-N6)-threonylcarbamoyltransferase complex ATPase subunit type 1 TsaE: MNFTTKSAEETVELGRRIGAFLLPNEIIALTGNLGAGKTTLIQGIAAGLGVKDYVTSPTFIIINEYPGRLPFYHIDLYRLDDVAQVAELGIEEYFANGGVCVIEWAEKLDGLLPAGAEGITIESKGENERAISVSPGLAARLD, encoded by the coding sequence GTGAACTTCACCACAAAAAGCGCTGAAGAGACTGTCGAGCTCGGCAGGCGGATCGGCGCTTTTTTGTTGCCCAACGAGATCATTGCCCTGACCGGCAACCTGGGAGCGGGGAAGACGACCCTGATTCAGGGGATCGCTGCCGGCCTCGGCGTCAAAGATTACGTTACCTCGCCGACCTTTATTATTATTAACGAATACCCGGGCCGGTTGCCGTTTTACCACATCGATCTTTACCGGCTTGATGATGTCGCGCAGGTCGCCGAGCTGGGGATCGAAGAGTATTTTGCTAACGGCGGGGTTTGCGTGATCGAATGGGCGGAGAAGCTGGACGGTTTACTGCCCGCCGGCGCGGAGGGGATCACGATCGAAAGCAAAGGGGAGAATGAACGGGCGATCAGCGTCTCCCCGGGTTTAGCGGCGCGATTAGATTAA
- the tsaB gene encoding tRNA (adenosine(37)-N6)-threonylcarbamoyltransferase complex dimerization subunit type 1 TsaB → MKVLGLSSATKIISFGLLDGERIVAEATIAETRAETIMPLLAQAGVLPEQLDAIAVCQGPGSYSGLRGGLATAKALAQTLDKPLVGVSTLDAIAFNLVDIEGTMAVILDARGDEYNFALFGASGGQLKRLTADLALKLAVIKERLLAITGELWLVGNLDKMRDEECGMRNNIHLADELQCHPYGVNVARLGALKLQAGEKADPLNLVPDYSHQPNIREFRA, encoded by the coding sequence ATGAAAGTCCTGGGGCTTAGCAGCGCGACCAAGATCATCAGTTTTGGCTTGCTCGACGGCGAGCGGATCGTCGCCGAAGCGACCATTGCCGAAACGCGGGCGGAGACGATCATGCCGCTCCTGGCGCAGGCGGGCGTTCTGCCGGAACAGCTCGACGCGATCGCCGTCTGCCAGGGGCCGGGGTCGTATTCCGGCCTGCGCGGCGGCCTGGCAACGGCTAAAGCGCTGGCGCAAACGCTCGATAAACCGCTGGTCGGCGTCTCGACCCTGGACGCGATCGCTTTCAACCTGGTCGATATCGAGGGGACAATGGCCGTTATCCTGGATGCCCGGGGGGATGAATATAATTTCGCCCTGTTCGGTGCCAGCGGCGGCCAGTTAAAGCGGCTAACCGCTGACCTGGCGTTAAAGCTGGCAGTGATCAAAGAGCGGCTCTTAGCGATCACCGGAGAGCTGTGGCTGGTCGGGAATCTGGATAAAATGCGGGATGAAGAATGCGGAATGCGGAACAATATCCATTTAGCTGATGAGCTGCAATGCCATCCTTACGGCGTCAATGTCGCCCGGCTGGGAGCGCTTAAGCTTCAGGCCGGGGAGAAAGCCGATCCGCTCAACCTGGTCCCGGACTATTCACACCAGCCGAACATCAGAGAGTTCCGCGCTTAA